A part of Rhopalosiphum maidis isolate BTI-1 chromosome 3, ASM367621v3, whole genome shotgun sequence genomic DNA contains:
- the LOC113560073 gene encoding uncharacterized protein LOC113560073, translating to MIILSNIGGLNHWGNITNTLWSMPGDFDMFNFVDMSCIQQIPQDNRYVLSDPDFDGYTSCFVIDFQYLRTIDQQIIFKDYGLNEIVMKTLRPKISFSAWYYRDNSQHISYTLRATVHSRTNEIIGLCDNVDTGLQREFGWNKVSNSFEIQGDETSLILHHSIMDSRFSCSMTNFKMSCSVVKIPLPIKYKNVNSYMYI from the exons atgattattttatcaaatataggtGGATTAAACCATTGGggaaatattactaatacgtTATGGTCTATGCCTGGTGATTTTGATATGTTTAACTTTGTTGACATGTCGTGTATTCAACAAATACCACAGGATAATCGTTATGTTTTATCCGATCCAGATTTTGATGGATATACAAgttgttttgttattgattttcaGTATTTACGGACAATAgatcaacaaattatatttaaagattatggtttaaatgaaATCGTGATGAAAACTCTTCGACctaaaatttcatttagtGCATG GTATTATAGAGATAATAGTCAACATATCAGTTATACGTTACGCGCAACTGTTCACAGTAGAACAAATGAAATCATAGGTCTATGTGATAATGTCGATACTGGTCTACAAAGGGAATTTGGATGGAAtaaa gtttcAAATTCGTTTGAAATTCAAGGAGATGAAACTTCCTTAATTCTACACCATTCCATAATGGACTCAAGGTTTTCATGTTCGATgaccaattttaaaatgtcgtgCTCTGTAGTTAAAATTCCgctaccaataaaatataaaaatgttaattcttacatgtatatctaa
- the LOC113560072 gene encoding F-box only protein 6-like: MEALKNHHQLFDLLPNEVIVNTFTFIDADTLFDCRLVCKRWKELIDEYAFQEKAARENEFMNDGRGYYSFSQINSNDIRKLDLPWYVFYVIIKYDPFNRNLVKNHCGQGK, encoded by the coding sequence atggaagcgttaaaaaatcatcaccaactttttgatttattgCCGAATGAAGTAATTGTAAACACATTTACCTTTATAGACGCAGACACGCTTTTCGATTGCAGACTTGTGTGTAAACGATGGAAGGAACTAATAGATGAATATGCATTTCAAGAAAAAGCTGCTCGAGAAAACGAGTTTATGAATGATGGCCGAGGGTACTACAGTTTCTCACAAATCAATTCAAATGACATTAGAAAACTGGATTTACCGTGGTACGTTTTTTATGTGATAATCAAATATGATCCATTCAACAGAAACTTGGTGAAAAACCACTGTGGGCAGGGtaagtag